Proteins from a single region of Chryseobacterium scophthalmum:
- the lpdA gene encoding dihydrolipoyl dehydrogenase, with protein MSQFDVTVIGSGPGGYVAAIRAAQLGFKVAIIEKYSTLGGTCLNVGCIPSKALLDSSEHFENAKHNFENHGIIINEPKADIARMIARKNEVVEQTTKGINFLMDKNKITVFEGLGSFESATQIKVTKNDGSSETIDSKYTIIATGSKPSSLPFITLDKERVITSTEALNLKEIPKHLVVIGGGVIGLELGSVYLRLGAQVTVVEFMDKIIPTMDGALSKELTKVLKKQGMKFMLSTAVSAVERNGDSVKITAKDKKGEEVTVEGDYCLVSVGRRPFTDGLGLEKAGVELDERGRVKTNDHLQTNVANIYAIGDVIKGAMLAHKAEEEGVFVAETLAGQKPHINYNLIPGVVYTWPEVAGVGKTEEQLKEEGVAYKIGTFPMRALGRSRASGDIDGLVKIIADEKTDEVLGFHMIGARAADLVAEGVIAMEFRASAEDIARSSHAHPTYAEAVKEAALDATGKRALHM; from the coding sequence ATGAGTCAATTTGATGTTACCGTAATCGGTTCCGGTCCTGGAGGTTATGTAGCTGCAATTCGCGCTGCACAATTAGGTTTCAAAGTAGCAATTATCGAAAAATATTCAACGTTGGGTGGAACTTGCCTTAATGTTGGATGTATTCCTTCAAAAGCGCTTTTAGACAGCTCTGAGCATTTCGAAAACGCAAAGCACAATTTCGAAAACCACGGAATTATCATTAACGAGCCAAAAGCTGATATCGCAAGAATGATTGCGAGAAAAAATGAAGTGGTAGAGCAAACTACAAAAGGAATCAACTTTTTGATGGACAAAAATAAAATCACTGTTTTTGAAGGTCTTGGAAGCTTTGAATCTGCTACTCAAATTAAAGTAACTAAAAACGACGGTTCTTCTGAAACGATCGATTCTAAATATACAATCATTGCAACAGGTTCTAAACCTTCATCTTTACCGTTCATTACTTTAGATAAAGAAAGAGTGATTACTTCTACGGAAGCTTTAAATTTAAAAGAAATTCCTAAGCATTTGGTAGTAATCGGTGGTGGTGTAATCGGTCTTGAATTGGGTTCTGTTTACCTAAGATTAGGAGCTCAGGTTACTGTTGTTGAGTTTATGGACAAAATCATTCCTACAATGGATGGTGCTTTAAGCAAAGAATTGACTAAAGTTCTTAAAAAACAAGGAATGAAGTTTATGCTTTCTACAGCAGTTTCTGCGGTTGAAAGAAACGGAGATTCTGTAAAGATTACTGCAAAAGATAAAAAAGGAGAGGAAGTTACTGTTGAAGGAGATTACTGTTTGGTTTCTGTAGGAAGAAGACCTTTCACAGATGGACTTGGATTGGAAAAAGCAGGTGTTGAGCTTGACGAAAGAGGAAGAGTAAAAACAAACGACCATTTACAGACTAACGTTGCCAATATTTATGCAATCGGAGATGTAATTAAAGGAGCGATGTTGGCTCACAAAGCTGAAGAAGAAGGAGTTTTCGTTGCTGAAACTTTAGCTGGACAAAAACCTCACATCAATTATAACTTAATTCCTGGAGTTGTTTACACTTGGCCTGAAGTTGCCGGAGTTGGTAAAACTGAAGAGCAATTGAAGGAAGAAGGTGTAGCTTACAAAATCGGAACTTTCCCAATGAGAGCTTTAGGAAGAAGCCGTGCAAGTGGTGATATCGATGGTTTGGTGAAAATTATCGCTGACGAAAAAACGGATGAGGTTCTTGGTTTCCACATGATCGGAGCGAGAGCTGCAGATTTGGTTGCTGAAGGAGTAATTGCAATGGAATTCCGTGCAAGTGCAGAAGACATCGCAAGAAGTTCTCACGCTCATCCAACTTACGCTGAAGCAGTGAAAGAAGCTGCTTTGGATGCTACAGGAAAAAGAGCTCTTCACATGTAA
- a CDS encoding glycosyltransferase produces the protein MNKKISVMFILPDLETGGAERIVTTIANHLSRDRFEPMILLLRKQGGYLNFLKKDVEIIDIDTERIRHSLKPILSQIYRRKPDIVFSGFGEVNAYLSVFIKLFPKIKFIARETNVVSEHITRKEIKFFYHFYNNYQQIIAQSDDMMNDLVNNFNIKRNKITKINNPVDFEFINEKLLISTKPESFKYNYKNVVAIGNLSARKGFDNLLKVFSRLKNENIILHILGDGRDREILHQMKDFLGLKKVIFHGRQENPYQFLKFADLFILSSRYEGFPNVLLEAGACGTYSLANNCRGGINEIIQHNTNGEIADIENHEDFSQKIMQILHQSFDQDAIKNSIKSRFSKEIILDRYEKILLDLIKK, from the coding sequence ATGAATAAGAAAATTTCTGTCATGTTTATTCTGCCGGATCTTGAAACCGGAGGTGCAGAAAGAATCGTTACCACCATTGCAAATCATCTTTCCAGAGATCGTTTTGAGCCTATGATTTTGCTTTTACGGAAACAAGGTGGTTACTTAAATTTTCTAAAAAAAGATGTAGAAATTATTGACATCGATACCGAAAGAATCAGACATTCTTTAAAGCCTATTCTTTCACAAATTTACCGCAGAAAACCCGATATTGTTTTTTCGGGATTTGGAGAAGTAAATGCATATTTGTCTGTATTTATCAAGCTTTTTCCGAAAATTAAATTTATTGCAAGAGAAACCAATGTCGTTTCAGAGCATATAACGAGAAAAGAAATAAAATTCTTCTATCATTTTTACAACAATTATCAGCAGATTATTGCGCAAAGCGACGATATGATGAATGATTTGGTGAATAATTTTAATATTAAAAGAAATAAAATCACCAAAATCAATAATCCTGTAGATTTTGAGTTTATCAATGAAAAGCTTCTTATTTCTACAAAACCTGAAAGTTTTAAATACAATTATAAAAATGTAGTTGCCATCGGCAATTTGTCTGCGCGAAAAGGATTTGATAATCTGTTAAAAGTTTTTTCAAGACTTAAAAATGAGAATATTATTCTCCATATTTTAGGAGATGGCAGAGATCGGGAGATTCTTCATCAGATGAAGGATTTTTTAGGTTTGAAAAAAGTTATTTTTCATGGAAGACAGGAAAACCCGTATCAGTTTCTGAAGTTTGCCGATTTGTTTATTCTTTCTTCACGTTATGAAGGCTTTCCGAATGTTTTGTTGGAAGCCGGAGCTTGCGGAACATATTCTTTGGCAAATAATTGCAGAGGCGGAATTAACGAAATTATTCAGCACAACACCAACGGTGAAATTGCAGACATTGAAAATCACGAAGATTTTTCTCAAAAAATTATGCAGATTTTACATCAGTCATTTGATCAGGATGCAATAAAAAATTCTATAAAATCTAGATTTTCCAAAGAAATTATTTTAGATAGATATGAAAAAATCTTATTGGATCTAATAAAAAAATAA
- a CDS encoding KpsF/GutQ family sugar-phosphate isomerase, producing the protein MERDNIISIAKSTLTIEISELEKLKERIGDEFVKAVELIHSATGKLIVVGIGKSAHVGNKIVATLNSTGTPSQFLHASEAIHGDLGVIQKQDVVLCISNSGNSPEITNLVSYLKDYSSALIGMTGNRKSKLAEFSDVILDTHVDLEACPNKLAPTSSTTNQMALGDALAVCLMEMNDFKENDFAKFHPGGSLGKNLTARVEQFLSSQKPQVSEDSSIRDVIISISASSHGITVVTDNDKIIGVVTDGDLRRMLLKGDDISKVLAKDIMSANPKTIEKDVLAKEAMKILKDNNIGQLIVTENGQYFGIIDLHTLLDEGIN; encoded by the coding sequence ATGGAAAGAGACAATATTATCTCAATAGCAAAAAGCACATTGACCATAGAAATTTCCGAACTGGAAAAATTAAAAGAAAGAATTGGAGACGAATTTGTAAAAGCAGTAGAACTGATTCATTCTGCTACCGGAAAACTTATCGTAGTTGGTATCGGAAAATCGGCTCATGTGGGCAATAAAATCGTTGCAACGCTAAATTCTACAGGAACTCCTTCTCAGTTTTTACATGCTTCGGAAGCAATTCACGGAGATTTAGGAGTTATTCAAAAGCAGGATGTGGTGTTATGTATTTCCAATTCTGGAAATTCACCTGAAATTACCAATCTTGTTTCTTATTTAAAAGATTATTCTTCTGCACTCATTGGAATGACAGGAAACAGAAAAAGCAAACTTGCAGAATTTTCTGATGTCATTTTAGATACTCATGTAGATTTGGAAGCATGCCCGAATAAACTAGCTCCAACAAGTTCTACAACCAATCAAATGGCTTTAGGCGATGCTTTGGCTGTATGCCTTATGGAAATGAATGACTTTAAAGAAAATGATTTCGCAAAATTTCATCCGGGTGGAAGTTTAGGTAAAAACTTAACGGCAAGAGTTGAACAGTTCCTTTCTTCACAAAAACCTCAGGTTTCAGAAGATTCTTCGATCAGAGATGTTATTATTTCTATCAGTGCATCAAGTCATGGAATCACTGTAGTAACAGATAACGATAAAATTATCGGAGTTGTTACCGACGGAGATTTGCGAAGAATGTTATTGAAAGGAGATGATATTTCTAAAGTTTTGGCGAAAGATATTATGTCTGCAAATCCTAAAACAATAGAGAAAGATGTTTTGGCGAAAGAAGCCATGAAAATTTTAAAAGACAACAACATCGGACAATTAATTGTAACAGAAAACGGACAATACTTTGGAATTATTGATCTGCACACATTATTAGACGAAGGAATTAATTAA
- the recQ gene encoding DNA helicase RecQ — protein sequence MSAKKANLSGELKKYFGFSTFKGQQEEIINNLLNGKDIFVLMPTGGGKSLCYQLPALISEGTAIVVSPLIALMKNQVDAVNGLSSETGVAHVLNSSLNKTQTKQVFDDIKSGKTKLLYVAPESLIKEDYLEFLKDVKISFVAIDEAHCISEWGHDFRPEYRNLKQIIDKIADVPVIALTATATPKVQDDIQKTLGMSNALVFKESFNRANLFYEVTPKVNIDKEIVKFINKNKGKSGIVYCLSRRKVEEFAQLLQVNGINALPYHAGLDQKVRVANQDKFLMEEADVIVATIAFGMGIDKPDVRFVIHYDFPKSLESYYQETGRAGRDGGEGYCLAFYDPKDIEKLEKFLAQKPVSEREIGLQLLNEVVGYAETSMSRRQYILYYFGETFDPINGDGAKMCDNASNPPKLKDATADLKKTLELINETKEKFKSKDLISVIVGKETAVTKSYKLEQSSFFGFGKSEKDNYWKTILRQATVQNFLQKDIETYGVLKIAEKGKKVLSGDFKEPFLIAEDREFDLSQTKAESDQVQMQSSGGLDQNLFVLLKELRKKVAKKHGIPPYTVFMDPSLEDMTVQYPISVEEIAKIYGVGEGKAKKYGKEFADFIAKYVEDHNIERTQDMVLKQVANKSSHKVFIIQSTDKKIDLEDIARAKNLSMNDLLKEMERIVYQGTKLNIDYYIEDNFDEDVVDDFMEFMNESESDSMKVLLDEFGDELSDEEVRMLRIKFISDVAN from the coding sequence ATGAGCGCAAAAAAAGCCAATTTATCAGGCGAATTAAAAAAATACTTCGGATTTTCTACCTTTAAAGGACAGCAGGAAGAGATCATTAATAATCTCTTAAATGGAAAAGATATTTTTGTTCTTATGCCTACAGGAGGCGGTAAATCACTGTGTTATCAACTTCCGGCTCTTATTTCTGAGGGAACGGCAATTGTTGTGTCACCGCTTATTGCTCTTATGAAAAATCAGGTAGATGCAGTAAACGGTCTTTCTTCTGAAACGGGTGTAGCCCATGTTCTTAATTCTTCTCTTAACAAAACTCAGACCAAACAGGTCTTTGATGATATAAAAAGTGGTAAAACAAAGCTGCTTTATGTAGCTCCGGAATCTTTAATTAAAGAAGATTATCTGGAATTTTTGAAAGATGTTAAAATATCTTTCGTTGCAATTGATGAAGCGCACTGTATTTCAGAATGGGGGCATGATTTCCGACCGGAATACAGAAATTTAAAACAAATCATCGATAAAATTGCAGATGTTCCTGTCATCGCTTTAACGGCGACGGCAACCCCTAAAGTACAGGATGATATCCAGAAAACTTTAGGAATGAGCAATGCTTTAGTATTTAAAGAAAGTTTTAACAGGGCTAATTTATTTTACGAAGTAACTCCAAAAGTTAATATTGATAAAGAAATTGTAAAATTTATCAATAAAAATAAAGGAAAATCAGGAATTGTTTATTGTTTAAGTCGAAGAAAAGTAGAAGAATTTGCCCAGCTTCTTCAGGTAAACGGTATCAATGCGCTTCCTTATCATGCAGGTCTCGACCAGAAAGTGAGAGTTGCTAATCAAGATAAGTTTCTGATGGAAGAAGCAGATGTAATTGTGGCAACGATTGCATTTGGAATGGGAATAGATAAACCGGATGTACGTTTTGTGATTCATTATGATTTTCCAAAATCTTTGGAAAGTTATTACCAGGAGACCGGTCGTGCAGGTCGTGATGGAGGAGAAGGGTACTGCCTTGCTTTCTATGATCCTAAAGATATTGAAAAACTGGAAAAATTCCTGGCTCAAAAACCTGTTTCTGAAAGAGAAATCGGCTTACAGCTTTTAAATGAAGTAGTAGGTTACGCTGAAACTTCGATGAGCCGAAGACAATATATATTATATTATTTTGGTGAAACTTTTGATCCTATAAATGGTGACGGAGCCAAAATGTGTGACAATGCATCAAATCCGCCGAAGCTGAAAGATGCTACGGCTGATCTAAAGAAAACCTTAGAATTAATTAACGAAACGAAAGAGAAATTTAAATCTAAAGATTTGATTTCTGTAATTGTTGGAAAAGAAACAGCGGTTACAAAGTCGTACAAATTAGAGCAAAGCTCATTCTTTGGTTTTGGAAAATCTGAAAAAGATAATTATTGGAAAACAATTCTAAGACAAGCAACTGTACAGAATTTTTTACAGAAAGATATTGAAACATACGGTGTTTTAAAAATTGCCGAAAAAGGGAAAAAAGTCTTATCTGGTGATTTTAAAGAACCATTTTTGATTGCTGAAGACCGTGAATTTGATCTTTCACAGACAAAAGCTGAAAGCGATCAGGTGCAAATGCAGTCAAGTGGAGGTTTAGATCAAAACCTATTTGTTCTTTTAAAAGAACTTAGAAAAAAAGTAGCCAAAAAACATGGGATTCCACCTTACACGGTTTTCATGGATCCTAGTTTGGAAGATATGACCGTTCAGTATCCTATTTCTGTTGAAGAAATTGCCAAAATCTACGGAGTCGGAGAAGGAAAAGCTAAAAAGTACGGAAAAGAATTTGCAGATTTTATAGCAAAATATGTTGAAGACCACAACATAGAACGTACTCAGGATATGGTTTTGAAGCAGGTGGCGAATAAATCTAGCCATAAAGTTTTTATCATTCAGAGTACCGATAAAAAAATTGACCTTGAAGATATCGCAAGAGCCAAAAATCTTTCGATGAATGATCTTTTGAAAGAGATGGAACGTATTGTTTATCAGGGTACGAAACTGAATATCGATTACTATATCGAAGACAATTTTGATGAAGATGTAGTAGATGATTTTATGGAATTTATGAACGAATCTGAAAGCGACAGTATGAAAGTTTTGCTTGATGAATTCGGAGATGAGCTTTCTGATGAAGAAGTAAGAATGCTGAGAATAAAATTTATCAGCGATGTAGCCAATTAA
- a CDS encoding DUF4476 domain-containing protein, whose product MKKIFTVCSILSGLLFFAQEAGKAGELLKNEVSKREIESTTSKRQDSRNNNSDNSSGFRNSNNQNNTNRRPANPNYQWNNNYGYAEVFLRIPEQGSFSVELADQSISNNSGKYRFFDLPSGRIPISIYENGFLMYRTTLNVRNNSRLVLDFFTNEGLYLLDSYPLQNGYYGFNNWNDIWNNPYGNSGNIGNINYPNVMDNQTFQQFLSKMKEDAWFDDKKIIFINQQGRHAMFTSEQISVLVKDLSFDKNKIALAKSLFSKCVDKQKYFVVGDALDFESSRRDLMDFVSNY is encoded by the coding sequence ATGAAAAAAATATTTACAGTTTGTTCAATCTTATCCGGTCTATTGTTTTTTGCGCAGGAAGCAGGAAAAGCGGGTGAACTTTTAAAAAACGAAGTCTCTAAAAGAGAGATTGAATCTACAACCTCTAAAAGGCAAGATTCTCGAAATAATAATTCAGATAATTCTTCAGGATTCAGAAATTCAAATAATCAGAATAATACAAACAGAAGACCTGCAAATCCGAATTACCAATGGAATAATAACTATGGATATGCAGAAGTTTTCCTGAGAATTCCGGAGCAGGGAAGTTTTAGTGTGGAATTAGCGGATCAGTCGATTTCAAACAACTCAGGTAAATATAGATTCTTTGATCTTCCTTCGGGAAGAATTCCTATTTCAATCTACGAAAACGGATTTTTGATGTACAGAACGACTTTGAATGTCAGAAATAACAGCAGATTGGTTCTCGATTTTTTCACGAATGAAGGTTTGTATCTTTTAGATTCTTATCCGCTCCAAAATGGCTATTACGGTTTTAATAACTGGAATGATATCTGGAACAATCCTTATGGGAATTCAGGAAATATTGGAAACATAAATTATCCTAATGTCATGGATAATCAAACTTTCCAGCAATTTTTAAGTAAGATGAAAGAAGATGCTTGGTTTGATGATAAAAAAATCATTTTCATTAATCAGCAAGGTCGTCACGCTATGTTTACATCGGAGCAAATAAGTGTTCTGGTAAAAGATCTGAGTTTTGATAAGAATAAAATTGCTTTGGCTAAATCTTTATTCTCGAAATGTGTTGACAAACAGAAATATTTTGTTGTTGGAGATGCATTAGATTTTGAAAGTAGCAGAAGAGATTTGATGGACTTTGTATCTAACTATTAA
- the tatC gene encoding twin-arginine translocase subunit TatC, whose translation MAEDKDMSFFGHIGELRGHLIRSILAIVIAAVVVGFNINWIMDHIFFGPTRNDFPTFKLVNEFSQWILGEDSITLPDEFPVRVQRLYQQFNVMMAVSIFGGVVAAFPYIVWELWRFISPALHPNERKNSLFIINSVWILFMTGVLCGYFLILPFAVNFGVIFKISDIIIPLYDLSDYTTLFLQVVLGMGVVFLFPVLIYFLTNIGILNPKFMKTYRRHAIVLIMVVAAIITPADVLSMIMAALPLLLLYEFSIVMCGYTYKKVQKRDAALKTVQKS comes from the coding sequence ATGGCAGAAGATAAAGACATGTCCTTTTTCGGACATATTGGGGAATTGAGAGGGCATTTAATCCGCTCTATTCTTGCTATTGTTATCGCGGCAGTTGTTGTCGGTTTTAATATCAACTGGATTATGGATCACATCTTTTTTGGTCCTACCCGAAATGATTTCCCTACGTTTAAACTTGTGAATGAATTTTCACAATGGATTTTGGGTGAAGACAGTATTACTTTACCTGATGAATTTCCGGTGCGAGTTCAGAGATTGTATCAGCAATTTAATGTGATGATGGCAGTTTCTATTTTTGGTGGAGTTGTGGCAGCTTTTCCTTATATCGTTTGGGAATTGTGGAGATTCATCAGTCCGGCTTTGCATCCTAATGAAAGAAAAAATTCGCTTTTCATTATCAATTCAGTTTGGATTTTATTTATGACCGGAGTTTTATGCGGATATTTCCTGATTTTACCTTTTGCGGTAAATTTTGGAGTTATTTTTAAAATTTCAGACATTATTATTCCGTTATATGACCTTAGTGATTACACTACTCTATTTTTACAGGTTGTTTTAGGAATGGGCGTTGTCTTTTTATTTCCGGTTTTAATTTATTTCTTGACCAATATCGGAATTCTGAATCCTAAGTTTATGAAAACGTACAGAAGACACGCTATTGTTTTGATTATGGTTGTTGCCGCAATTATTACTCCTGCCGATGTTTTGAGTATGATTATGGCAGCTTTACCGCTTTTATTATTGTATGAATTCAGTATTGTAATGTGTGGTTACACTTATAAAAAGGTACAAAAACGTGATGCCGCTTTAAAAACGGTTCAAAAATCTTAA